AACAGCATATAGCCTTCATAAAGAACATCTATGACATCAAGCGGGAGAAAGTCACCGAAGGTGACGATCTGCCTCCGGGCGTCATCAAGATGGTCAAGGTTTACGTCGCGGTGAAGCGCAAGCTCTCCGTGGGTGACAAGATGGCCGGTCGTCATGGTAACAAGGGTGTTGTCTCCTGCATTCTCCCTGAGGAAGACATGCCGTTCTTTGAAGACGGCACCCCCATGGACATCGTCCTGAACCCCCTGGGCGTTCCCTCCCGTATGAATATCGGGCAGATCATGGAAACGCACCTGGGCATGGCCGGCCGCAAGCTCGGTCAGCAGGTCCAGGCCATGCTCGAAGACAGCGGCAAGGCCGTCAAGGACATCCGCAGGGATGTCAAGGACATCCTTGCCACGTCGGAAATAAGCGATCTGATCGATACGTTGTCCGACGAGGAATTCGTGGATGCTGCCAAGAAGCTGAAGAACGGTATCGTCGCCAAGACGCCCGTTTTTGACGGTGCCAACGAAGAGGGCATATGGGGCTGGTTGGAAAAGGCCGGTCTCGCATCCGACGGTAAGTTCATCCTGTTTGACGGCCGCACCGGCGAACCGTTCCACAGTCGTGTCACCGTGGGCATCATGTATATATTGAAGTTGCACCACCTGGTCGACGAGAAGATCCACGCCCGGTCCACCGGCCCGTACTCTCTCGTCACGCAGCAGCCTCTGGGCGGTAAAGCCCAGTTCGGTGGCCAGCGTCTGGGTGAGATGGAAGTCTGGGCCCTCGAGGCCTACGGCGCCGCCTATCTTCTGCAGGAATTCCTCACCGTCAAGTCCGACGATGTGCAGGGCCGCGTGAAGATGTACGAAAAAATCGTCAAGGGCGACAACTTCCTGGAAGCCGGCTTGCCGGAATCCTTCAACGTCCTGGTCAAGGAATTGATGTCGCTGGGTCTGGACGTGACCCTGCACTATGAAGACCGCAAACGTCCCGCACAGCAGGGTTTTGCAGCTCCGGCACCTTACAAGCCGCTGGTTGACTAGACCCTGACTGGTACAAGGTAATAGGCCCGGCCGATCCGAATTGGTCGGCCGGGCATGAAATAACTTTTTACGATAGGGGATATCCATGACATTGGACGATCTGTTCACATTGCGTGGAGCGCCGAACGCCGCCGCCCAAGGGCGAAACCTCAAGGCTATCCAGATATCCATTGCTGCGCCCGAGACCATTCGCGAGTGGTCTTTCGGCGAGGTCAAGAAACCGGAAACCATCAACTACCGGACCTTCAAGCCGGAGCGCGATGGCCTGTTTTGCGCCAAGATCTTCGGCCCGGTGAAGGACTACGAGTGCAACTGCGGCAAGTACAAGCGCATGAAGCATCGCGGCATTGTCTGCGAAAAATGCGGCGTTGAGGTTATTGCCTCCAAGGTCCGTCGCGAGCGCATGGGGCATATCGAACTGGCCGCGCCTGTTGCACATATCTGGTTCTTGAAGACCCTGCCTTCCAAGATCGGCACCCTGCTGGACATCACCATGGCCGATCTGGAGAAGGTGCTCTATTTTGATTCCTTCATCGTGCTTGATCCGGGCGAAACCCCGCTCAAGACGCATCAGGTAGTCAGTGAGGACCAATACTTCCAGGTCATCGACCACTTTGGTGAGGATGCCCTGACTGTTGGTATGGGTGCGGAGACCGTCCGCACCATGTTGCAGGCCCTGGATCTGCCGACCCTGCGTGCCGAACTGCGCGAGGAGTCTCAGACCACCCGGTCCCAGACCAAGAAAAAGAAAATCACCAAGCGGTTGAAGATTGTCGAGGCCTTCCTCGAATCCGGCAACAAGCCGGAGTGGATGATCCTGGAAGTGATTCCCATCATCCCGCCTGAACTGCGCCCGTTGGTTCCCCTGGATGGCGGCCGTTTCGCCACCTCGGATCTGAACGATCTCTATCGCCGCGTCATCAACCGCAACAACCGTCTGAAGAGACTGTTGGAGTTGGGCGCGCCCGAGATCATCATCCGCAATGAAAAGCGCATGTTGCAGGAAGCCGTTGACGCATTGTTCGACAACGGCCGCCGCGGCCGCGCCATCACCGGCACCAATGGCCGTCCGCTGAAGTCCTTGTCAGACATGATCAAGGGCAAGCAGGGCCGTTTCCGCCAGAACCTTCTGGGCAAGCGCGTCGATTACTCCGGCCGTTCCGTCATCGTTGTCGGTCCCAAGCTGAAACTGCATCAATGCGGCCTGCCCAAGAAGATGGCGTTGGAGCTGTTCAAGCCGTTCATCTATTCCGAGCTTGAAAAACGCGAAATCGCCACCACCATCAAATCAGCCAAGAAAATGGTCGAGCGCGAAGATCTGGTCGTCTGGGATATCCTGGAAGACGTGGTCCGCGAATACCCGATCATGCTCAACCGCGCACCGACGCTGCACCGTCTCGGCATCCAGGCCTTTGAGCCGTTGCTTGTCGAGGGCAAGGCCATTCAGTTGCACCCGCTCGTGTGTTCCGCCTACAACGCGGACTTCGACGGTGACCAGATGGCCGTGCACGTGCCTCTCTCCGTGGAGGCGCAGATCGAATGCCGCGTGCTCATGATGAGCTCCAACAACATCCTGAGCCCGTCCAACGGCGCGCCCATCATCAACCCGTCCCAGGACATCGTCCTCGGGTTGTACTACCTGACCACGCCGCGTTCCTTCGAGAAGGGCGAGGGCATGATCTTCTCCGATCCGGCAGAGGTCATCTCCGCCCATGACTTCGGCGTCGTCGGTATCCACGCACGCATCAAGGTGCGTATTGAGGGCGAGATCGTCGAGACCACCACCGGCCGCATCATTGTTTCCGAGTTGCTGCCCGAAAAGGTGCCTTTCGATCTGGTCAACTGCGTTCTCAACAAGAAGAATATCGCTGCCCTGGTCACCGGCGCCTACCGTCTGGCAGGCACCAAGGCCACGGTCATCCTGTGCGACCGGATCAAGGATCTGGGTTACGAATACGCGACCCGCGCCGGTGTGACCATCGGCGTCAAGGACCTCAAGATTCCCGATGCCAAGGCTCCGTTGCTGGCCACCGCCAACGCCGAAGTGGACGAAATCGAGAACCAGTTCCAGGACGGCATCATTACCCGTACCGAGAAATACAACAAGATTGTTGACGTCTGGACCAAGGTCACCAACGACATCTCCAACGAGATGATGCGTGAAATGTCCACCGACGTGCTGACCGATCCCAAGACCGGCAACACCGAGGTGAACTCCAGCTTCAACCCCATCTATATGATGGCCACCTCCGGTGCTCGAGGCAACCAGGACCAGATGCGTCAGTTGGCCGGTATGCGCGGTCTCATGGCCAAGCCTTCGGGCGAGATCATCGAGACGCCCATTACGGCGAGCTTCCGTGAAGGTCTCTCCGTCCTCCAGTACTTCATCTCCACCCACGGCGCTCGAAAGGGCCTGGCAGACACCGCGCTCAAGACCGCGAACTCCGGGTATCTGACCCGCCGTCTCGTGGACGTTGTCCAGGACGTGACCATATCCGAAATTGATTGCGGCACTGTGGACGGACTGGAACTGACTCACTACATCAAGGGCGGCGAGATCAAGCAGCGACTGGCCGAACGTGTCCAGGGTCGCGTGACCATGTTCGACACCTATGATGAGGATTCCGGCGAACTGGTTATCCCGGCCAATACGGTCATTGATGAGAAATATGCCCAGAAGCTGGACCAGTCCGGCGTCAATTCCATCATCATCCGCTCCGGTCTGACCTGCAAAGCCAAGCAGGGCGTCTGCGCCCGTTGCTATGGGCGCGATCTGGCCCGCGGGCACCTGGTCAACGTGGGTGAGACGGTCGGCATCATCGCCGCCCAGTCCATCGGCGAGCCCGGTACCCAGTTGACCATGCGTACCTTCCACATCGGTGGTACTGCATCCAAGGAAATCGAATCCTCCTCCATCGAGTCCCAGCACTATGGCCGCGTGGTCTGCTCCCGCATGCGCACCGTCGTCAACTCCGAAGGGCACAAAATGGTGCTTGGAAAGAGCTGCCAGGTGGGCATCGTGGACGAGCAGGGCCGTGAACGTGAAAAATACGTACTGCCGTCCGGCGCACGTCTGCTGGTCGAGGAAGGACAGGACATCAAGAAAGGTACCGCCCTGGCCGAATGGGATCCGTACATGGAACCGTTCATTGTCGATGCGGCCGGTGTCATCAAGTTCAAGGACATCATAGAAGGCAAGACCGTCCAGGAGGATCGTACCTCCAAGGCGTCCTACACCATCATGGAATACCGTACCACCAACTTCCGTCCGGCAGTCACGCTGCTGGGTGAAGACGGTACACCTGTGCACAGGCCCGGCACCGATATCGATGCCAACTTCGCCATGCCCGTGGGTGCGATTCTGATGGTCAAGGACGGCGACACGGTTCGTGCCGGTGACGTCATCGCACGTAAGCCCCGTGAATCCTCCAAGACCAAAGACATCGTCGGTGGTCTGCCGAGGGTTGCCGAGCTGTTCGAGGTGCGCAAGCCCAAGGATTTGGGCGTTGTCTCCTCCATCGACGGCATCGTTACCTTCGGTCCCGAGACCAAGGGCAAGCGCAAGGTCGTGGTCACCCCGGAAACCGGCGATGTCAAAGAGTTCCTCATTCCCAAGGGCAAGCACATCACGGTCCAGGAGTCCGACTTTGTGGAAGCCGGTGATCTGCTCACTGAAGGTTCCCCGGAACTGCACGACATCCTGCGCATCAAGGGCGAGAAGCATCTGGCCCGCTATCTGGTCGAAGAGATCCAGGACGTGTACCGATTCCAGGGCGTCAACATCAACGACAAGCACATCGAGATCATCGTTCGTCAGATGCTCAAGAAGGTCTCCATCCTGAACCCCGGCTCAACTTCGTTCCTCATCGGAGAGCAGGTGGACAAGATGCGGTTCATGGAGGAGAACAACAAGGTCGTGGCCGAAGGCGGTTCTCCCGCTGTGGCCGAGACCCTGGTTCTGGGTATCACCCAGGCTTCGCTGTCCACGGACTCCTTCATCTCGGCCGCTTCGTTCCAGGAGACCACCAAGGTCCTGACCGAGGCATCCCTGAAGGGCAAGTGCGACTATCTGCGCGGTCTTAAAGAGAACGTAATTGTCGGTCGGTTGGTGCCTGCCGGTACCGGTTTCCGCAAGTACACGGATGCCGAGATCACCGTGCCCGACCAGCTTGAACGACCGGACAAGTTCCTTGAGGACCTGGAAGAGAATCCGTTGTTGGTGGATATGTCCCTGACGTAAGTCCGCCAAGATTATAACACGGCTGTCTTGTATATAACTGATTGGAAAAATTGGAGAGACCCGGTCTCTCCAATTTTTTTGGCCCAGGAAGCCGCAAAGTACGCGTTGAGTTCAGGCAAAATCCCTTGACAATGCCCGAGATAATGAAGTACTTGCGGTCCTCTTTGCGCAAGTTTTGCGCGTGGGTAATCTATTAACTAATGATTGGAGGATGAATGCCCACCATTAACCAGTTGATCCGTAAAGGCCGCGTAGCTCAGCCCAAACGGAGAAAGACCCCGGCCCTGATGGAATGCCCTCAGCGCCGTGGTGTTTGCACCAGGGTGTACACCACGACCCCCAAGAAGCCGAACTCCGCGCTTCGTAAGGTTGCTCGTGTCCGCCTGACCAACGGCATGGAAGTCACTGCCTACATCGGCGGTGAAGGCCATAACCTGCAGGAACACTCCGTGGTTCTGATCCGTGGCGGTCGTGTAAAAGACCTTCCCGGTGTCCGTTACCACATCGTCCGCGGTACCCTCGATACCTCTGGTGTTGATGATCGTCGTCGCGGCCGTTCCAAGTACGGCACCAAGCGTCCTAAATAGGTTATAGCTTTTTCGCAATGCCCGGGGTGGGATGACAAAGTAGGGCGGAGGCTGCCCGAAATAATATCCCCCCGGCCGAAAAACCAAGGAGAAAAAAATGCCTCGTAAAGGTCCTGTCGTCAAACGGCAGATCCTGCCGGATCCAGTATACGGCAGCAAACTCATCACTCGCTTCATCAACCGCCTGATGCTGGACGGTAAGAAGAGTACCGCTGAAAGAATTTTCTACCAGGCTATCGAAATCCTGGCCAACAAGACCAACGAAGATCCCTTGAGGGCCTTCGAGAGGTGTCTGGACAACATCCGTCCCGCCCTGGAAGTCAAGTCCCGCCGTGTCGGTGGTGCCACCTACCAGGTGCCCATGGAAGTCCGTCCCGACCGTCAGACCGCTCTGGCCATCCGCTGGCTGATCGCCTATTCGCGCGGTCGCGGTGAGAAGGGCATGGTTGCGCGTCTGTCCGGCGAACTCATGGATGCTTTTAATAACCGTGGCGGCGCCGTTAAGAAGCGCGAAGATACCCACAAGATGGCCGAAGCCAACAAGGCTTTCGCTCACTACCGCTGGTAGTCACGGAGTAATAAAGTGGCGAGAAAAGTACCTAGAGATAAACAGCGAAATATTGGTATCATGGCCCACATTGATGCGGGCAAGACTACCACTACAGAGCGAATTCTGTTCTACACCGGTGTGTCCCACAAGATCGGTGAAGTCCATGACGGCGAAGCCACCATGGACTGGATGGTTCAGGAGCAGGAACGCGGCATCACGATTACGTCTGCTGCGACTACCTGCTTTTGGCGTGACTATCGTATCAACATCATCGATACCCCGGGCCACGTGGACTTCACCATGGAAGTCGAGCGTGCCCTGCGCGTGCTTGACGGCGCAATCGCCGTCTTCGACTCCGTGGCAGGCGTTGAGCCCCAGTCCGAAACCGTGTGGCGTCAGGCCGATCGATACCGCGTGCCCCGCATGGCCTTTGTCAACAAGATGGACCGCATCGGTGCGGATTTCTTCCGTTGTGTTGAAATGATGAAGACCCGCCTGGGCGCAAAGGCTGTTCCTCTGCAGTTGCCCATTGGCGCCGAGGATGACTTCGAAGGCGTTGTCGACCTTATCGAGGGCAAGGCCTATATATTCGATAGCGTTGACCACGGGACCAGCTTCACCACCACCGATGTGCCCGCCAATCTGCAGGATCAGTATGAACTGATGCGTGCGGAGATGATCGAAGCCATTGCCGAGGAAGATGAAACGCTTCTTGAAAAGTTCATGAACGAGGAGGAACTGACTCCTGATGAACTGCGAGAGGGGGTGCGCAAGGCCACCAACAGCCTGACCATCTGCCCGGTGCTCTGCGGCACCGCTTTCCGCAACAAGGGCGTCCAGCAGCTGCTCGACGCTGTTGTGGATTACCTGCCCAGCCCGCTGGACGTTGTGGTCATGAAGGGTATCGATCCTGACACACAGGAAGAAATCGAATGCCCCTGCGATGACACCAAGCCCCTGGCCGCCCTGGCCTTCAAGCTCATGACCGACCCGTTCGTCGGTCACCTGACCTTCCTGCGCCTCTACTCGGGCAAGATAGAGTCCGGCGCCACCGTGATGAATGCGGCTACCGGCAAGAAAGAGCGCATCGGTCGACTTCTGAAAATGCACGCCAACAAGCGTGAAGAAATAAAAGAGGCGTACGCTGGCGATATCGTCGCTGCCGTCGGCCTCAAATACGTAGCCACCGGCGATACCATGACCGACCTCAAGCACGCTGTTGTGCTCGAGTCCCTGGACATCCCGGAACCGGTCATCGAAGTGGCTATCGAACCCAAGACCAAGGCAGACCGTGACGCTCTGTCCGCTGCTCTTGTCAAGCTTGCCAAGGAAGATCCGTCTTTCCGCGTCAAGGGTGACGAAGAGACCGGACAGACCCTTATCGCCGGAATGGGTGAGTTGCACCTCGAAATCATCGTTGACCGCCTCCTCCGGGAGTTCAACGTGAACGCCAACGTGGGCGCACCCCGCGTTGCGTATCGAGAGACCATTTCCGCTTCGAAAAAGGTTGATGTCAAACATGCGAAACAGTCTGGTGGCCGAGGCCAGTACGGCCATGTTGTCCTGGAAGTCGAACCTAATCCTGAGAAGGGTTACGAGTTCGCGGACGAAATCAAGGGCGGCGTGATTCCCAAGGAATACATTCCCGCTGTTGACAAAGGCATTCAGGACGCCATGAAGAACGGCATCATCGCCGGATTCCCGGTGGTCGATGTGAAGGTCAAGCTCGTGTTCGGCTCCTACCATGAAGTCGACTCCAGCGAACAAGCCTTCTACATTGCCGGTTCTCTGGCTATCAAGGAAGCCTGTCGCGGCGCCAAGCCGGTCCTTCTCGAGCCGATCATGTCGGTGGAAGTCGTGACCCCCGAGGATTACCTTGGTGATGTCATGGGCGATTTGAACGGCCGCCGCGGTCGTGTGGGCGAAATGGAAGCCCGCACCGGCGTCCAGGTCATCCGGTGCTTCGTTCCCCTGTCCGAGATGTTCGGATACGCCACGGATCTTCGTTCGAAGACTCAAGGTAGGGCGACGTTCACCATGCAGTTCGACCACTATGAAAGGTTGCCGAACAGCTTGGCCGAAGAAATGATGAACGGAAAAGATTAACGTAGAGCCGAGGATTTTCCCTTTGCTTGACAGTGCGGCGGGACGGGTGTAGATAACCCGACCGCTGCAACGTTCAGTGCCTTTTTCATTTGAGGCGCTAGTAAAGATAAATCCTTTGAGGAGAAAGCACTATGGCTGCTTCGATGGCGAGCGATCGCATCAGAATTAAATTGAGATCATACGATTACCGTATTCTGGACAAGGCTGTCAGCGAAATCGTTGACACTGCCCGGAATACCGGTGCGGCAATTGCCGGTCCTGTGCCGCTGCCCACCGACATACATCGTACCACTGTCCAGAAATCTGTTCACGTTGACAAGAAGTCTCGTGAGCAGTTCGAGATGCGTATTCACAAGCGTCTTTTGGATATTCTTGAACCCACTCAGCAGACGGTTGATGCCCTGGGCAAGCTTTCCTTGCCCGCCGGTGTGGACGTCGAGATCAAGCTCTAGGAGTATAGTTATGGCTAAGACTCTCGGATTGCTTGGCAAAAAGCTGGGCATGACACGCATATTCACGGATGATGGTACCATCTGTCCCGTGACCGTCATTGAAGCAGGACCCTGTGCGGTCATGCAGATCAAGACCATGGACAAGGAAGGCTACAACGCCCTGCAACTCGGTTACGACTCCGTCCCCGAACGCAAGGTGAACAAGCCGCTGAAAGGCCACATGGCCAAAGCTGGCGACGCTCTCTACCGTCACCTCAAGGAGTTTCCTCTTGAGTTGATCGAAGGGTATGAGCTGGGCCAGGAAATTACCGTCGACATCTTTGCCGCCGGTGAAAAGGTCAAAGTTACCGGTACCTCCAAGGGTAAGGGTTTCCAGGGTGTCATGAAGCGTCATAACTTCGCTGGCTCCCGCGCTTCCCATGGTGCCGAAAAGGTGCATCGTGTTCCCGGTTCCGTCGGTAACGCGACTTTCCCCGGCCGTGTTTGGAAGGGCAAGAAGATGCCCGGTCAAATGGGTAACGCACGCGTGACCTTGAGCAACGTGGAAATCGTCGATGTCAGGCCCGAGGACAATGTCCTCCTGGTCAAGGGCCAAGTGCCCGGCCCCAACAACGGCCTCGTGATGATCCGCAAGAACGGCTAAGAGGTATACGTCATGGCAAAAATTCAAGTTGTAGATCAGAATAATGTGAAAGTGGGCGACTTTGAGCTGGCCCCTGAGGTTTTCGAGGTAGAAATCATGCCCGAAATCCTCAACCAGGTAGTCCGCGCTCAGCGCGCGTCTCATCGTCAGGGAACCCACGCCACCAAGACCCGTTCCATGAAGTCCGGCGGTGGTCGCAAACCTTGGCGTCAGAAGGGCACCGGCCGTGCTCGTGCAGGTTCCAACCGTTCGCCCCTGTGGCGCGGTGGTGCCGTCACCTTCGGCCCGCAGCCTCGCGATTACGACATCAAGGTAAACAAGAAGGTTCGCAAGCTGGCTTTGAGAATGGCACTGTCTTCCCGCGTCTCCGAAGCGAAGATGACGGTTGTCAACACCATCGATCTCTCCGAGATCAAGACCAAAGCCTTTGCGCAAATCGCAGAAAAGCTCGGCATGACCAAGACCCTGATTGTCGCCAAGAACGCTGACAAGAACCTGGAGCTTTCCGCACGGAATATGCCCCATATCAAGGTTATCGAAGCCGACAAGCTGAATGTTTACGACGTGCTGCTTTACCCCGAGCTGATCATGCTCGAGGCCGCCGCCCAAGACGTTCAAGAGAGGTTGAAGTAATGGATTACGCTAAAATTCTGCTCAAGCCTGTGGTCTCTGAAAAGGCCAACGAGGCTAAGGAGCAATCCAATCACGTCTCTTTTTACGTCCATCCCGATTCCAATAAGGTCGAGGTGAAGAAGGCCGTAGAAGCAGCCTTTGGCGTCAAAGTCGAGTCTGTGAATATCGTTCGCAAGAAAGCCATGCCGCGCATGAAGATGGGCCGTGCCACCGGTGGTCGTATCCCCGGTTACAAGAAGGCCTACGTCAAGCTTGCTGCCGGCGACAAAATCGAAATATTCGAAGGAGTGTAAACCATGGCAACCCGTAAGCTGAAGCCTACTTCTCCGGGACGCCGGTTCCAGACGATCTCCGATTTTGCGGAGATCACCAGGAC
This sequence is a window from Pseudodesulfovibrio sp. S3. Protein-coding genes within it:
- the rpsJ gene encoding 30S ribosomal protein S10, which translates into the protein MAASMASDRIRIKLRSYDYRILDKAVSEIVDTARNTGAAIAGPVPLPTDIHRTTVQKSVHVDKKSREQFEMRIHKRLLDILEPTQQTVDALGKLSLPAGVDVEIKL
- the rplW gene encoding 50S ribosomal protein L23; this encodes MDYAKILLKPVVSEKANEAKEQSNHVSFYVHPDSNKVEVKKAVEAAFGVKVESVNIVRKKAMPRMKMGRATGGRIPGYKKAYVKLAAGDKIEIFEGV
- the rpoC gene encoding DNA-directed RNA polymerase subunit beta', which encodes MTLDDLFTLRGAPNAAAQGRNLKAIQISIAAPETIREWSFGEVKKPETINYRTFKPERDGLFCAKIFGPVKDYECNCGKYKRMKHRGIVCEKCGVEVIASKVRRERMGHIELAAPVAHIWFLKTLPSKIGTLLDITMADLEKVLYFDSFIVLDPGETPLKTHQVVSEDQYFQVIDHFGEDALTVGMGAETVRTMLQALDLPTLRAELREESQTTRSQTKKKKITKRLKIVEAFLESGNKPEWMILEVIPIIPPELRPLVPLDGGRFATSDLNDLYRRVINRNNRLKRLLELGAPEIIIRNEKRMLQEAVDALFDNGRRGRAITGTNGRPLKSLSDMIKGKQGRFRQNLLGKRVDYSGRSVIVVGPKLKLHQCGLPKKMALELFKPFIYSELEKREIATTIKSAKKMVEREDLVVWDILEDVVREYPIMLNRAPTLHRLGIQAFEPLLVEGKAIQLHPLVCSAYNADFDGDQMAVHVPLSVEAQIECRVLMMSSNNILSPSNGAPIINPSQDIVLGLYYLTTPRSFEKGEGMIFSDPAEVISAHDFGVVGIHARIKVRIEGEIVETTTGRIIVSELLPEKVPFDLVNCVLNKKNIAALVTGAYRLAGTKATVILCDRIKDLGYEYATRAGVTIGVKDLKIPDAKAPLLATANAEVDEIENQFQDGIITRTEKYNKIVDVWTKVTNDISNEMMREMSTDVLTDPKTGNTEVNSSFNPIYMMATSGARGNQDQMRQLAGMRGLMAKPSGEIIETPITASFREGLSVLQYFISTHGARKGLADTALKTANSGYLTRRLVDVVQDVTISEIDCGTVDGLELTHYIKGGEIKQRLAERVQGRVTMFDTYDEDSGELVIPANTVIDEKYAQKLDQSGVNSIIIRSGLTCKAKQGVCARCYGRDLARGHLVNVGETVGIIAAQSIGEPGTQLTMRTFHIGGTASKEIESSSIESQHYGRVVCSRMRTVVNSEGHKMVLGKSCQVGIVDEQGREREKYVLPSGARLLVEEGQDIKKGTALAEWDPYMEPFIVDAAGVIKFKDIIEGKTVQEDRTSKASYTIMEYRTTNFRPAVTLLGEDGTPVHRPGTDIDANFAMPVGAILMVKDGDTVRAGDVIARKPRESSKTKDIVGGLPRVAELFEVRKPKDLGVVSSIDGIVTFGPETKGKRKVVVTPETGDVKEFLIPKGKHITVQESDFVEAGDLLTEGSPELHDILRIKGEKHLARYLVEEIQDVYRFQGVNINDKHIEIIVRQMLKKVSILNPGSTSFLIGEQVDKMRFMEENNKVVAEGGSPAVAETLVLGITQASLSTDSFISAASFQETTKVLTEASLKGKCDYLRGLKENVIVGRLVPAGTGFRKYTDAEITVPDQLERPDKFLEDLEENPLLVDMSLT
- the rpsG gene encoding 30S ribosomal protein S7, with amino-acid sequence MPRKGPVVKRQILPDPVYGSKLITRFINRLMLDGKKSTAERIFYQAIEILANKTNEDPLRAFERCLDNIRPALEVKSRRVGGATYQVPMEVRPDRQTALAIRWLIAYSRGRGEKGMVARLSGELMDAFNNRGGAVKKREDTHKMAEANKAFAHYRW
- the rplD gene encoding 50S ribosomal protein L4, which translates into the protein MAKIQVVDQNNVKVGDFELAPEVFEVEIMPEILNQVVRAQRASHRQGTHATKTRSMKSGGGRKPWRQKGTGRARAGSNRSPLWRGGAVTFGPQPRDYDIKVNKKVRKLALRMALSSRVSEAKMTVVNTIDLSEIKTKAFAQIAEKLGMTKTLIVAKNADKNLELSARNMPHIKVIEADKLNVYDVLLYPELIMLEAAAQDVQERLK
- the rplC gene encoding 50S ribosomal protein L3 — encoded protein: MAKTLGLLGKKLGMTRIFTDDGTICPVTVIEAGPCAVMQIKTMDKEGYNALQLGYDSVPERKVNKPLKGHMAKAGDALYRHLKEFPLELIEGYELGQEITVDIFAAGEKVKVTGTSKGKGFQGVMKRHNFAGSRASHGAEKVHRVPGSVGNATFPGRVWKGKKMPGQMGNARVTLSNVEIVDVRPEDNVLLVKGQVPGPNNGLVMIRKNG
- the fusA gene encoding elongation factor G, which codes for MARKVPRDKQRNIGIMAHIDAGKTTTTERILFYTGVSHKIGEVHDGEATMDWMVQEQERGITITSAATTCFWRDYRINIIDTPGHVDFTMEVERALRVLDGAIAVFDSVAGVEPQSETVWRQADRYRVPRMAFVNKMDRIGADFFRCVEMMKTRLGAKAVPLQLPIGAEDDFEGVVDLIEGKAYIFDSVDHGTSFTTTDVPANLQDQYELMRAEMIEAIAEEDETLLEKFMNEEELTPDELREGVRKATNSLTICPVLCGTAFRNKGVQQLLDAVVDYLPSPLDVVVMKGIDPDTQEEIECPCDDTKPLAALAFKLMTDPFVGHLTFLRLYSGKIESGATVMNAATGKKERIGRLLKMHANKREEIKEAYAGDIVAAVGLKYVATGDTMTDLKHAVVLESLDIPEPVIEVAIEPKTKADRDALSAALVKLAKEDPSFRVKGDEETGQTLIAGMGELHLEIIVDRLLREFNVNANVGAPRVAYRETISASKKVDVKHAKQSGGRGQYGHVVLEVEPNPEKGYEFADEIKGGVIPKEYIPAVDKGIQDAMKNGIIAGFPVVDVKVKLVFGSYHEVDSSEQAFYIAGSLAIKEACRGAKPVLLEPIMSVEVVTPEDYLGDVMGDLNGRRGRVGEMEARTGVQVIRCFVPLSEMFGYATDLRSKTQGRATFTMQFDHYERLPNSLAEEMMNGKD
- the rpsL gene encoding 30S ribosomal protein S12, which produces MPTINQLIRKGRVAQPKRRKTPALMECPQRRGVCTRVYTTTPKKPNSALRKVARVRLTNGMEVTAYIGGEGHNLQEHSVVLIRGGRVKDLPGVRYHIVRGTLDTSGVDDRRRGRSKYGTKRPK